In the Alphaproteobacteria bacterium genome, GCATGGCGGCGGAAGATTTCGGCGGCACGGTGCTCGGCAAGAAGATCGAGATCGTGTTCGCCGACAACCAGAACAAGCCGGATATCGGCGTCTCGATCGTGCGCCGCTGGATCGACACCGAGAATGTCGACGCCATCGTGGACGGCGGCTCCTCGGCGGTCGGCATGGCGATCCAGCCGGTGACGCGCGATACCAACAAGGTCTTCCTGATCTCGGGCTCGGGCACGCACGCGCTCACCAACCAGAACTGCTCGCCGACCGGTTTCCAGTGGTCGTGGGACACGTTCGGGGTCGCGGCCGGCACCGCGACCGAGCTGATGAAGCAGAAGCTCGACACCTGGTTTTTCATCACCGCCGACTACACCTTCGGCCATCTGCTGCAGGCGCAGGCGACCGAGGTGGTGGAGAAACACGGCGGCAAAGTACTCGGCGCGGTGCGCGTGCCGTTCAATACCTCGGACTTCTCCTCGTTCCTGCTGCAGGCGCAGGCTTCCGGCGCCAAGGTGGTCGCGCTCGCAACCGCCGGCGGCGACACCACCAACGCCATCAAGCAGGCGCGCGAGTTCGGCCTCGACAAGCGCGGCCAGAAGGTCGCGGCGCTGTTCATGAACGTCACCGATGTCGATGCGCTCGGCCTGGAAGCCGCGCAGGGGCTGATCATCACCACGTCTTTCTACTGGGACCGCACCGAAGCGAGCCGCGCCTTCTCGCAGCGCTTCTTCGCGCAGCACAAACGGATGCCGACCTTCCTCACCGCGGGCGCCTACTCGGCGGTGACGCACTACTTGAAGGCCGTGCAGGCGGCCGGGACCGACGACACCGCGAAGGTCGTCGAGCAGATGCGCAAGACCAAGATCAACGATCCGATGACCGAGAACGGGTGGATTCGCGAGGATGGCCGCGTGATGCGCGACTTCTACGTGGTGCAGGTGAAGAAGCCCGAGGAGTCGAAGTATCCGTGGGATTATTACAGGATCATCGGCACCGTGCCGGCCGAGGAAGCCGCGCTGCCGCTCTCGCGCAGCGAATGCAAGCTGGTGAAGAAAACGAATTAACTCTAAGGCTGACGCCGTCTTCACAAGCCGAAAGGCGCA is a window encoding:
- a CDS encoding ABC transporter substrate-binding protein, coding for MMNRTGFALLAGLLATCAASAQVSNDVVKLGVTNDQASIYSAAGGFGSVIAARMAAEDFGGTVLGKKIEIVFADNQNKPDIGVSIVRRWIDTENVDAIVDGGSSAVGMAIQPVTRDTNKVFLISGSGTHALTNQNCSPTGFQWSWDTFGVAAGTATELMKQKLDTWFFITADYTFGHLLQAQATEVVEKHGGKVLGAVRVPFNTSDFSSFLLQAQASGAKVVALATAGGDTTNAIKQAREFGLDKRGQKVAALFMNVTDVDALGLEAAQGLIITTSFYWDRTEASRAFSQRFFAQHKRMPTFLTAGAYSAVTHYLKAVQAAGTDDTAKVVEQMRKTKINDPMTENGWIREDGRVMRDFYVVQVKKPEESKYPWDYYRIIGTVPAEEAALPLSRSECKLVKKTN